In Salinibacterium sp. ZJ70, one DNA window encodes the following:
- a CDS encoding sortase, with product MISVLPGVRCSARDQRADFPLSPILRVRSPKMGPDQAELHRRLPFPARIPVLDAQPDHRAWLASAALFTPLHEAEVGDEFWIDVLGEQHWYRVDQIVTVEPGDLREMQILEGRDYVTLFTCTPVGVNSHRLLVRGERIPALPPRWERCRAMCRRDSPGGCSRSRVEPLLPRSWYSGRLVVPAVRAMLRTSGRDDSEA from the coding sequence ATGATCTCTGTCCTTCCGGGAGTGCGCTGCTCTGCGCGCGATCAGCGGGCGGATTTTCCGCTCAGCCCCATCCTGCGCGTGAGATCGCCGAAAATGGGGCCGGATCAGGCGGAACTTCATCGTCGTCTTCCGTTTCCAGCAAGAATCCCGGTTCTTGACGCACAGCCTGATCACAGGGCCTGGCTGGCGAGCGCAGCACTCTTCACGCCGCTGCATGAGGCGGAGGTGGGGGATGAGTTCTGGATCGATGTGCTCGGCGAGCAGCACTGGTACCGGGTCGATCAGATCGTCACCGTCGAGCCGGGCGATCTGCGCGAGATGCAGATCCTCGAAGGGCGCGACTATGTGACCCTGTTCACCTGCACGCCGGTCGGGGTCAACAGCCACCGGCTGCTCGTCCGAGGCGAGCGCATCCCGGCGCTTCCGCCGAGGTGGGAGCGATGCAGAGCGATGTGCAGGCGGGATTCCCCTGGTGGCTGCTCGCGTTCGCGGGTGGAACCGCTGTTGCCGCGTAGCTGGTATTCCGGCCGACTCGTCGTTCCCGCGGTGCGGGCGATGCTGCGCACGAGCGGGCGGGATGACTCCGAAGCCTGA
- a CDS encoding aspartate aminotransferase family protein, translating to MSQSSLPAMLYPFARPTATEFLRIVRGEGTLVFDDEGNDYVDATSSLWFATVGHGRTQIADAVAAQMSRLAAFHTFERFSNDIVEELSELLVADAPMDDARVFFTNSGSEAADTGIKIARAARTLQGKPEKSIIVAVDGAFHGVSYAGISVGGIQDNKNRFGATLPDVIHVPRHDIDALRAVFEEHGDRIALFMIEPVLGAAGVYPPPEGFLKQVRELCDEHDVWLLFDEVVTGFGRLGTMWASRYFDVRPDLVMFAKGVTSGYFPMGGVFVGADVRAALESDPEFLLRHGHTYSGHPAASAAALANIRILREENLIANVPHIGARIREGLDAIHADGLVDAVRSEGAMCAVQLPENVEAVDIRERMIANDRVIVRAIGRSTIAMSPPFVTTDEQIDRILAALRRALEDVHAGR from the coding sequence ATGAGCCAGTCTTCGCTCCCCGCGATGCTGTACCCGTTCGCTCGCCCCACGGCGACCGAGTTCCTGCGGATCGTCCGCGGCGAGGGAACCCTCGTCTTCGACGACGAGGGCAACGACTACGTCGACGCGACGTCGTCGCTGTGGTTCGCCACGGTCGGTCACGGCCGCACGCAGATCGCCGACGCGGTCGCCGCGCAGATGTCGCGCCTCGCGGCATTCCACACCTTCGAGCGCTTCTCCAACGACATCGTCGAGGAGCTCTCGGAGCTGCTCGTCGCCGACGCGCCGATGGACGACGCCCGTGTGTTCTTCACGAACTCCGGATCCGAGGCCGCCGACACCGGCATCAAGATCGCGCGTGCCGCCCGCACCCTGCAGGGCAAGCCCGAGAAGTCGATCATCGTCGCGGTCGACGGCGCCTTCCACGGCGTCTCGTACGCGGGCATCTCGGTGGGTGGCATCCAGGACAACAAGAACCGCTTCGGCGCGACCCTGCCCGACGTCATCCACGTTCCCCGCCACGACATCGACGCCCTGCGCGCCGTGTTCGAGGAGCACGGCGACCGCATCGCCCTGTTCATGATCGAGCCGGTGCTCGGTGCGGCGGGCGTCTACCCGCCGCCGGAGGGCTTCCTGAAGCAGGTGCGCGAGCTGTGCGACGAGCACGACGTGTGGCTGCTGTTCGACGAGGTCGTCACGGGCTTCGGCCGCCTCGGCACCATGTGGGCGTCGCGCTACTTCGACGTGCGCCCCGACCTCGTGATGTTCGCGAAGGGCGTCACCTCGGGCTACTTCCCGATGGGCGGTGTCTTCGTGGGAGCCGACGTGCGCGCAGCGCTCGAGTCGGACCCGGAGTTCCTGCTGCGTCACGGCCACACCTACTCGGGCCACCCGGCCGCGTCGGCTGCCGCGCTCGCGAACATCCGCATCCTGCGCGAAGAGAACCTCATCGCGAACGTGCCGCACATCGGCGCGCGCATCCGCGAGGGCCTCGACGCGATCCACGCCGACGGTCTCGTCGACGCGGTGCGCAGCGAGGGTGCCATGTGCGCGGTGCAGCTGCCGGAGAACGTCGAGGCTGTCGACATCCGCGAGCGCATGATCGCGAACGACCGCGTCATCGTGCGCGCCATCGGCCGCTCGACGATCGCCATGTCGCCGCCGTTCGTGACGACTGACGAGCAGATCGACCGCATCCTGGCGGCGCTGCGTCGTGCGCTGGAGGACGTGCACGCCGGACGCTGA
- a CDS encoding ABC transporter permease, which yields MNTATRLPLYLRIIGVVVAVYLIAPLLVIIPVSFTGKQSFEFPPKEWSLDYYVKFFTDDVWMGALRNSLVLAVVVAIVATVLGTLASFALVRVEFRGRELVRTVLLTPMMVPSIVAAVAVYAVALRTGLVGNFGGFVLAHTMLALPFVIVAVTASLGTFDTRLEHAASSLGANKFTTFRLVTLPLLLPGMLSGAVFAFVTSFDEVVMALYLQSPSLRTLPVQMYTSVKLQTDPTIAAASTVIVVITSAAILLPQLLRKADKS from the coding sequence ATGAACACCGCAACCCGTCTTCCCCTCTACCTCCGCATCATCGGCGTCGTCGTCGCGGTCTACCTGATCGCGCCGCTGCTGGTGATCATCCCGGTGTCCTTCACCGGCAAGCAGAGCTTCGAGTTCCCGCCCAAGGAATGGTCGCTCGACTACTACGTCAAGTTCTTCACGGACGACGTCTGGATGGGGGCGCTGCGCAACTCGCTCGTTCTCGCCGTCGTCGTCGCGATCGTCGCGACCGTGCTCGGCACGCTCGCCTCGTTCGCGCTCGTCCGGGTCGAGTTCCGCGGACGTGAGCTGGTCCGCACCGTGCTGCTCACCCCGATGATGGTGCCCTCGATCGTCGCCGCCGTCGCGGTGTACGCCGTCGCGCTGCGCACGGGACTCGTGGGCAACTTCGGCGGATTCGTCCTCGCCCACACGATGCTCGCGCTGCCGTTCGTGATCGTCGCGGTGACCGCGAGCCTCGGAACCTTCGATACCCGACTCGAGCACGCAGCTTCGAGCCTCGGCGCGAACAAGTTCACGACGTTCCGCCTCGTGACGCTTCCGCTGCTGCTTCCCGGCATGCTCTCGGGCGCGGTGTTCGCCTTCGTCACCTCGTTCGACGAGGTCGTCATGGCGCTGTACCTGCAGAGCCCGTCGCTGCGCACCCTCCCGGTGCAGATGTACACGAGCGTGAAGCTCCAGACCGACCCCACGATCGCCGCGGCCTCGACTGTGATCGTCGTGATCACGTCGGCCGCCATCCTTCTCCCGCAACTGCTCAGAAAGGCAGACAAGTCGTGA
- a CDS encoding aspartate aminotransferase family protein, giving the protein MGESRDAMLEQGRKALMGGFGAEGVRKPVIVKSEGARVWDDQGNSFIDLTSQSWTNNIGGSDPRIAEAAYQQALQLSHVRSMYQTEPQLMLAAQLAEIAPEGLGKVAFSLHGSTAIETAMRLALKNSDTPGPFIALNDAYHGRTFATMGLSWPHGERRFDQQIPWAIRVRQPYAYRAPKGVSPSEWAEKCAEDLREVIRASHTQRPVAFIMEPVQGNGTQLDFPVEYYQRVREICSETGVFLIFDEIQTGFGRTGKMWASDYYGVTPDILVFGKAAAGGYPLAGIIAREDMKPFGPGEDALTFGGFPPSMAAALENLRILREGDYIENAARMGEYTTGRLKELAERHPLIGEVRGPGLLIGVELVEDRETKAPAISATGQVLERGWERGVMFGETRFANSGNVVKFKPPMCVTKDEIDICVDVFDEILTELEAERVNA; this is encoded by the coding sequence GATGCTCGAACAGGGCCGCAAGGCTCTGATGGGTGGGTTCGGCGCCGAGGGCGTGCGCAAGCCGGTGATCGTGAAGTCCGAGGGCGCGCGCGTCTGGGATGACCAGGGCAACTCCTTCATCGACCTCACCTCGCAGTCCTGGACCAACAACATCGGCGGATCCGACCCGCGGATCGCTGAGGCCGCCTACCAGCAGGCGCTGCAGCTCAGCCACGTGCGCTCGATGTACCAGACCGAGCCGCAGCTCATGCTCGCCGCGCAGCTCGCCGAGATCGCTCCCGAGGGCCTCGGCAAGGTCGCCTTCAGCCTGCACGGCAGCACCGCGATCGAGACGGCGATGCGCCTCGCGCTCAAGAACTCCGACACCCCTGGTCCGTTCATCGCGCTCAACGACGCGTACCACGGCCGCACCTTCGCGACGATGGGACTCAGCTGGCCGCACGGCGAGCGTCGCTTCGACCAGCAGATCCCGTGGGCCATCCGCGTGCGCCAGCCCTACGCCTACCGTGCGCCGAAGGGCGTCTCGCCGAGCGAGTGGGCCGAGAAGTGCGCCGAGGACCTGCGCGAGGTCATCCGCGCGTCGCACACCCAGCGTCCCGTCGCGTTCATCATGGAGCCCGTCCAGGGCAACGGCACGCAGCTCGACTTCCCGGTCGAGTACTACCAGCGCGTGCGCGAGATCTGCTCCGAGACCGGCGTCTTCCTGATCTTCGACGAGATCCAGACGGGCTTCGGCCGCACGGGGAAGATGTGGGCCTCCGACTACTACGGAGTGACCCCCGACATCCTCGTCTTCGGCAAGGCCGCCGCCGGCGGTTACCCGCTCGCCGGCATCATCGCGCGCGAGGACATGAAGCCGTTCGGCCCCGGCGAGGACGCCCTCACCTTCGGCGGCTTCCCGCCGAGCATGGCGGCGGCGCTCGAGAACCTGCGCATCCTGCGCGAGGGCGACTACATCGAGAACGCGGCGCGCATGGGCGAGTACACCACCGGTCGCCTGAAGGAGCTCGCGGAGCGCCACCCGCTCATCGGCGAGGTGCGCGGCCCCGGCCTCCTCATCGGCGTCGAGCTGGTCGAGGATCGCGAGACCAAGGCACCCGCGATCAGCGCCACCGGCCAGGTGCTCGAGCGCGGATGGGAGCGCGGCGTGATGTTCGGCGAGACCCGTTTCGCGAACTCGGGCAACGTCGTCAAGTTCAAGCCCCCGATGTGCGTCACGAAGGACGAGATCGACATCTGCGTCGATGTCTTCGACGAGATCCTCACGGAGCTCGAAGCGGAGCGTGTAAACGCCTGA
- a CDS encoding site-specific integrase, which yields MGALWERYKPVIFSKVAPGTQRAYTYAWRRRVEPWFADRPIALITTLDVEEAFASWPGKESTRADALGALSALCRVAVKGGLIASNPCIGVDRRRQQASDVAGRALTRAEFQVLCDLLPESGPYRRFVLAMAYTGCRLGEVAGLRVSDIDWAQRTLSVSRTASPGVTGELVIGPTKGRRARAVPIVDQFVPILREAAEGKGLHDYLFTGPRGGFINSKNLSRALDWRNIRDQVKTFAPGERPLRWHDLRHTAAVFFFDAGLPAPDVQALLGHSSLMVTQLYADTRRLAARRSVEPLSAFFGSQSRGHPEGGESAARSVSDLGF from the coding sequence GTGGGTGCTCTCTGGGAGCGCTACAAGCCGGTCATCTTCTCGAAGGTCGCCCCCGGAACGCAGCGCGCGTACACCTACGCGTGGCGGCGGCGCGTCGAGCCGTGGTTCGCGGATCGCCCCATCGCTTTGATCACCACGCTCGACGTCGAGGAAGCTTTCGCAAGCTGGCCGGGCAAGGAATCTACTCGCGCCGATGCGCTTGGCGCGCTGTCGGCGCTGTGCAGGGTCGCAGTCAAGGGCGGGCTGATCGCCTCGAATCCGTGCATCGGTGTGGATCGCCGTCGGCAGCAGGCGTCAGACGTCGCCGGGCGAGCGCTCACCCGCGCTGAGTTCCAGGTTCTGTGCGACTTGTTGCCCGAGTCGGGGCCGTATCGCCGCTTTGTGCTGGCAATGGCCTACACGGGGTGCCGTCTCGGTGAAGTCGCAGGCCTCCGCGTCTCGGATATCGACTGGGCGCAACGCACTCTGAGCGTCAGCCGCACCGCATCGCCCGGCGTGACGGGGGAGCTGGTCATCGGGCCGACAAAGGGGCGACGTGCTCGCGCTGTGCCGATCGTGGATCAGTTCGTCCCGATCCTCCGCGAGGCGGCGGAAGGCAAGGGCCTCCACGACTACCTGTTCACGGGACCGCGCGGCGGGTTCATCAATTCCAAGAACCTGAGCCGGGCGCTCGATTGGCGCAACATCCGTGATCAGGTCAAGACATTCGCGCCGGGGGAGCGTCCGCTGCGCTGGCATGACTTGCGGCACACGGCGGCGGTGTTCTTCTTCGACGCCGGGTTGCCTGCGCCGGATGTGCAGGCGCTGCTCGGGCATTCGTCGCTCATGGTGACGCAGCTCTACGCAGACACGCGAAGACTCGCGGCCCGAAGAAGCGTCGAACCGCTGTCCGCGTTCTTCGGCTCCCAGTCGAGAGGTCATCCCGAGGGAGGTGAATCGGCCGCTAGATCAGTGTCTGACCTGGGCTTTTAG
- a CDS encoding replication initiator, producing the protein MEEADYEPGFEPDEAPEVVRPAGCSNPFRTKSGLYVRCQSRLRSKCESCAELYRGDWAAIARSGVFDGPVERYSFYLLTLTAPSFGRVHRVPKASAPAACGCGGRHTAADADLRGVPLDPSTYDYAGLVAWNRDSGLLWDRTRRRLRDRWESVEFFVVREWQERGALHLHAIVRIDRLGAPDARVLADAARTATAFSRVDGGLVEWGSQVRCDAFRADGDGAKTIWYLSKALNYVLKDTAGDADGKRARSWEHVARLADAARMMRCSPGCEPNACRSRTHERFGARGHVVSASRRTKTRTGWSFTGLTRRVQRMLRTEWVTKRAEAATSAQPEAALEHPSRRARRELMATPSNAP; encoded by the coding sequence ATGGAGGAAGCGGACTACGAACCCGGATTCGAGCCGGACGAAGCCCCCGAGGTTGTGCGCCCTGCTGGGTGCTCGAACCCGTTCCGCACGAAGTCGGGGCTGTATGTGCGGTGCCAGTCGCGACTGCGCTCGAAGTGCGAGAGCTGCGCCGAGCTGTATCGGGGCGACTGGGCAGCGATTGCCCGCTCCGGGGTGTTCGACGGCCCGGTCGAGCGCTACAGCTTCTACCTGCTGACGCTCACCGCGCCTTCTTTCGGGCGGGTGCACCGGGTGCCGAAGGCGAGCGCGCCGGCGGCGTGCGGGTGCGGTGGTCGCCACACTGCTGCGGACGCTGATCTTCGCGGGGTGCCGCTGGATCCTTCGACGTATGACTACGCGGGGCTGGTGGCGTGGAATCGGGACTCGGGGTTGCTGTGGGATCGCACGCGGCGGCGGTTGCGTGATCGGTGGGAGTCGGTGGAGTTCTTCGTCGTGCGGGAGTGGCAGGAACGCGGCGCGCTGCACCTGCATGCGATTGTGCGGATCGACCGCCTCGGGGCACCGGATGCGCGTGTGCTGGCGGACGCCGCGCGCACGGCGACGGCGTTCTCACGGGTCGATGGCGGGTTGGTCGAGTGGGGCTCGCAGGTGCGGTGCGATGCGTTCCGCGCCGACGGCGATGGGGCAAAGACGATCTGGTATCTCTCCAAGGCGCTGAACTACGTGCTCAAAGACACTGCAGGCGACGCCGACGGCAAGCGTGCCCGTTCGTGGGAGCACGTCGCGCGCCTCGCGGACGCCGCTCGCATGATGCGCTGCTCACCCGGTTGCGAGCCCAACGCCTGCCGCAGTCGCACTCACGAACGATTCGGAGCCAGAGGCCATGTCGTATCCGCCTCACGCCGCACGAAGACCCGCACGGGCTGGTCATTCACCGGCCTCACCCGGCGGGTTCAACGAATGCTGCGCACCGAGTGGGTGACGAAGAGAGCAGAGGCCGCAACCTCGGCCCAGCCGGAAGCGGCGCTCGAGCATCCATCGCGCCGAGCTCGACGCGAGCTGATGGCTACGCCTTCGAACGCTCCGTGA
- a CDS encoding M23 family metallopeptidase: MHNRGNGTLRRERTSVRRRGQAALAALATGVLIATIGATSSTAAPADFPSWSDVQAAKRNEAAAKAQLAALNASITSAQAEVDRTQAEAEARGNEYFIAQQAYDEQAIITEQLVAQQQQAQVEADAAKRETAQLIAGLARQGGSDTTTGLLGDTGGADGYLYRIGAVAKVSERSDAVYQQAIQLQNTAQSLADQAAVAQAKLAELKAVAEQALLAAQAASEQAARKLAELEEAKVKAEALAAFLTGQREVTEADYQEGLRQKWGAGVGEVNDQGWARPSAGNIRSAYGMRKNPVNGAWMLHTGIDLGAACNAPIYAASGGTVVYAGWYGSWGNYVAIDHGDGTNTGYAHIVSGGIGVSVGQKVAPGQLIAKVGTTGMSTGCHLHYITRVNGNTTDPVPFMRNRGITF; the protein is encoded by the coding sequence ATGCACAACCGGGGGAATGGAACGCTTCGGCGCGAGCGCACATCGGTGCGCCGTCGAGGGCAGGCGGCACTCGCCGCCCTCGCGACTGGTGTGCTCATCGCCACGATCGGCGCGACCTCCTCGACCGCGGCCCCCGCCGACTTCCCCAGCTGGTCCGACGTGCAGGCCGCCAAGCGCAACGAGGCCGCCGCCAAGGCGCAGCTCGCGGCGCTCAACGCGAGCATCACCTCCGCCCAGGCCGAGGTCGACCGCACGCAGGCCGAAGCCGAGGCGCGCGGCAACGAGTACTTCATCGCCCAGCAGGCGTACGACGAGCAGGCGATCATCACCGAGCAGCTCGTCGCACAGCAGCAGCAGGCGCAGGTCGAGGCGGATGCCGCCAAGCGCGAGACCGCGCAGCTCATCGCCGGCCTCGCGCGCCAGGGCGGCAGCGACACGACCACGGGCCTCCTCGGCGACACGGGCGGCGCGGACGGCTACCTCTACCGCATCGGCGCGGTCGCGAAGGTCTCCGAACGCAGTGACGCGGTCTACCAGCAGGCCATCCAGCTGCAGAACACGGCCCAGTCGCTCGCCGACCAGGCAGCCGTCGCCCAGGCGAAGCTCGCCGAGCTGAAGGCGGTCGCCGAGCAGGCGCTCCTCGCCGCTCAGGCGGCGTCCGAGCAGGCCGCGCGCAAGCTCGCCGAACTCGAGGAGGCCAAGGTCAAGGCCGAGGCGCTCGCCGCCTTCCTCACGGGTCAGCGCGAGGTCACCGAGGCCGACTACCAGGAGGGTCTGCGCCAGAAGTGGGGCGCGGGCGTGGGCGAGGTCAACGATCAGGGATGGGCGCGTCCGTCGGCGGGCAACATCCGCAGCGCCTACGGCATGCGCAAGAACCCCGTCAACGGCGCGTGGATGCTGCACACCGGCATCGACCTCGGCGCGGCGTGCAACGCCCCCATCTATGCGGCGAGCGGCGGCACGGTCGTGTACGCCGGCTGGTACGGATCGTGGGGCAACTACGTCGCGATCGACCACGGCGACGGCACCAACACCGGCTACGCCCACATCGTCAGCGGCGGAATCGGGGTGAGCGTCGGCCAGAAGGTCGCGCCCGGCCAGCTCATCGCGAAGGTCGGCACGACCGGCATGTCGACCGGCTGCCACCTGCACTACATCACGCGCGTCAACGGGAACACGACCGATCCCGTGCCGTTCATGCGGAACCGGGGCATCACGTTTTGA
- a CDS encoding ABC transporter permease, whose translation MGLRALPVVPALVVVALALIIPVVILLSQSFFDPDFTLDNYVKLFNDETSKTVLGRTLAMSAIVTLVTLLLAYPYAAAMTMVSDKTRAIMLAIVLLPFWTSLMARTFAWIVLLQENGPINAMLSVVGLGDVKLGGTAIGVVIGMTQVLLPFMVLPLYSVLSTIDLRLVTAAQSLGARPLVAFAKVYLPLSMPGIFAGITLVFIMSIGFYVTPALLGSPREAMVAQLIDTRIIRMLDFAGGGALSLVLIAIILVLLGVVTRFVGLSQALGAGATKR comes from the coding sequence GTGGGACTGCGGGCACTGCCCGTGGTCCCCGCGCTCGTCGTGGTCGCACTTGCGCTCATCATCCCCGTCGTGATTCTGCTGTCGCAGAGCTTCTTCGACCCTGACTTCACCCTCGACAACTACGTCAAGCTCTTCAACGACGAGACGTCGAAGACGGTGCTCGGACGCACGCTCGCCATGTCGGCGATCGTGACGCTCGTCACGCTCCTCCTCGCCTACCCGTACGCCGCCGCCATGACGATGGTGTCGGACAAGACGCGAGCGATCATGCTCGCGATCGTGCTGCTGCCCTTCTGGACGAGCCTCATGGCGCGAACCTTCGCCTGGATCGTCCTCCTGCAGGAGAACGGCCCCATCAACGCGATGCTGAGCGTCGTCGGCCTCGGCGACGTCAAGCTCGGCGGCACCGCCATCGGCGTCGTCATCGGCATGACCCAGGTGCTGCTGCCGTTCATGGTGCTGCCGCTCTACAGCGTGCTCTCCACGATCGACCTGCGCCTCGTGACCGCCGCGCAGAGCCTCGGCGCCCGCCCGCTCGTCGCCTTCGCAAAGGTGTACCTGCCGCTGTCGATGCCGGGCATCTTCGCCGGCATCACCCTCGTCTTCATCATGAGCATCGGGTTCTACGTGACCCCCGCCCTCCTCGGTTCGCCGCGTGAGGCGATGGTCGCCCAGCTCATCGACACCCGCATCATCCGCATGCTCGACTTCGCCGGAGGTGGTGCGCTCTCGCTTGTGCTGATCGCCATCATCCTCGTGCTTCTCGGAGTCGTCACGCGGTTCGTCGGCCTCTCGCAGGCGCTCGGAGCAGGAGCCACCAAGCGATGA
- a CDS encoding ABC transporter ATP-binding protein — protein MTDTTNASSVVLRNVVKSYGNGTANAVDNVSLTIAGGEFMTFLGPSGSGKTTTLNAIAGFLDITSGEILIAGEDVSRVPAHKRDLGMVFQHYALFPHLNVLENVAFPLARRGVAKAEAHERARAVLKVVGLEGFEERLPKQLSGGQQQRVAVARAVVYNPRVVLMDEPLGALDKRLREQVQTEIKRLHRDLGLTFIYVTHDQEEALALSDRIAVFNDGSIAQVGTAEELYERPANRFVANFLGESTIWSGSVDGDAFVIDGGLRLPLPADRTVAEPVAVMVRPENLRVVAADAATSGPRVVGRVVETMYLGSSAKTAVELPGGVTAVVRTPAAIAVPVQVGDEVAVTWNDEHAVFLAAN, from the coding sequence GTGACCGACACCACGAATGCGAGCTCCGTCGTTCTCCGCAACGTCGTCAAGAGCTACGGAAACGGAACGGCCAACGCCGTCGACAACGTCAGCCTGACGATCGCCGGCGGCGAGTTCATGACCTTCCTCGGTCCGAGCGGTTCCGGCAAGACCACGACCCTCAACGCGATCGCGGGCTTCCTCGACATCACGTCGGGCGAGATCCTCATCGCGGGCGAAGACGTCTCCCGTGTGCCCGCCCACAAGCGCGACCTCGGCATGGTCTTCCAGCACTACGCGCTCTTCCCGCACCTCAACGTGCTCGAGAACGTCGCCTTCCCGCTCGCGCGCCGCGGCGTCGCGAAGGCCGAGGCGCACGAGCGCGCCCGCGCCGTGCTCAAGGTCGTCGGGCTCGAGGGCTTCGAGGAGCGCCTGCCCAAGCAGCTCTCCGGTGGACAGCAGCAGCGTGTCGCCGTGGCGCGAGCCGTCGTCTACAACCCGCGCGTCGTCCTCATGGATGAGCCGCTCGGTGCGCTCGACAAGCGTCTGCGCGAGCAGGTGCAGACCGAGATCAAGCGCCTGCACCGCGACCTCGGCCTCACGTTCATCTACGTGACCCACGACCAGGAGGAGGCGCTCGCGCTGAGCGACCGCATCGCGGTCTTCAACGACGGAAGCATCGCCCAGGTGGGAACGGCGGAGGAGCTCTACGAGCGACCCGCGAACCGCTTCGTCGCGAACTTCCTCGGTGAGTCGACCATCTGGTCCGGTTCGGTCGACGGCGACGCGTTCGTCATCGACGGCGGCCTGCGCCTGCCTCTGCCCGCCGACCGCACGGTCGCCGAGCCCGTGGCCGTCATGGTGCGCCCCGAGAACCTGCGCGTCGTCGCGGCGGACGCTGCGACCTCCGGCCCCCGTGTCGTCGGTCGCGTCGTCGAGACCATGTACCTCGGCTCCTCGGCCAAGACCGCGGTCGAGCTGCCGGGTGGCGTCACCGCTGTCGTGCGCACCCCCGCCGCGATCGCCGTGCCCGTGCAGGTCGGCGACGAGGTCGCCGTCACGTGGAACGACGAGCACGCCGTCTTCCTCGCCGCCAACTGA
- a CDS encoding ABC transporter substrate-binding protein, whose product MKKTKLFALAAGTVAVAMTITGCTTDGGSSNNEGAASDTLYFAGWGGQYQEAIAEAIIKPFEEKFGVKVVQDSPVDYVKIEQMVAAGNITWDVTDNDPFFVNPNCGTLFEEIDQSAIEGLPEEIVAPCAVPIIQYAQVLMYNTETYPDPATAPKGWEDFFDTEKFPGTRAVGNYATYGAVEAALMADGVAEDELYPLDFDRAYSKLDTIRDSLVFWDTGAQQEQLLVSGEPDMMIAWSGRAATQVRGGATYAPVFDQAVIAYNTLAITKGSKNKELAEKFIAFALEAEQQSRLAELIAYSPGNLNATPQLDEIGQQYNVIEPEILSTSVYQDMNWWGDNLDAGVEAWTNWAIG is encoded by the coding sequence ATGAAGAAGACCAAGCTCTTCGCCCTCGCCGCCGGCACTGTTGCCGTCGCGATGACGATCACCGGCTGCACCACTGACGGCGGCAGCTCCAACAACGAGGGCGCCGCCAGCGACACCCTCTACTTCGCCGGATGGGGAGGCCAGTACCAGGAGGCCATCGCCGAGGCGATCATCAAGCCGTTCGAAGAGAAGTTCGGCGTGAAGGTCGTCCAGGACTCGCCGGTCGACTACGTCAAGATCGAACAGATGGTTGCCGCGGGCAACATCACCTGGGACGTCACCGACAACGACCCGTTCTTCGTCAACCCGAACTGCGGCACGCTGTTCGAGGAGATCGACCAGTCGGCGATCGAGGGTCTGCCCGAGGAGATCGTGGCGCCGTGCGCCGTGCCGATCATCCAGTACGCGCAGGTTCTCATGTACAACACGGAGACCTACCCGGACCCGGCCACCGCGCCCAAGGGCTGGGAAGACTTCTTCGACACCGAGAAGTTCCCCGGCACGCGTGCCGTCGGCAACTACGCCACCTACGGTGCGGTCGAGGCCGCGCTCATGGCGGACGGCGTCGCCGAGGACGAGCTCTACCCGCTCGACTTCGACCGTGCGTACTCGAAGCTCGACACCATCCGCGACAGCCTCGTGTTCTGGGACACCGGTGCCCAGCAGGAGCAGCTCCTCGTCTCGGGTGAGCCCGACATGATGATCGCCTGGTCGGGCCGTGCGGCCACCCAGGTGCGCGGCGGAGCCACCTACGCCCCGGTCTTCGACCAGGCCGTGATCGCGTACAACACGCTCGCCATCACCAAGGGCTCCAAGAACAAGGAGCTCGCGGAGAAGTTCATCGCGTTCGCCCTCGAGGCCGAGCAGCAGAGCCGTCTGGCCGAGCTGATCGCCTACTCGCCCGGCAACCTGAACGCCACGCCGCAGCTCGACGAGATCGGCCAGCAGTACAACGTCATCGAGCCCGAGATCCTCTCGACCTCGGTCTACCAGGACATGAACTGGTGGGGCGACAACCTCGACGCCGGCGTCGAAGCCTGGACCAACTGGGCCATCGGCTGA